GGGAGCATGCGCGGCCGGTCACCGCGGCACCGCGAGCGCCGTCGCGACCTCCCGGACGTACAACACGCGTGCGTGTAGACGCCGCGACGGGATCCAACGGAGAGCGCATGCCGACGATCCAGCAGCTGGTGCGAAAGGGCCGCGCGCTCGCGCGCAGCAAGAGCAAGTCGCCCGACCTCGACCGCTCGCCGATGCGGCGGGGCGTCTGCACGCGCGTGTGCACCCAGACGCCCAAGAAGCCGAACTCGGCGCTGCGCAAGGTGGCGCGCGTGCGGCTCACCAACGGCAACGAGGTGTGGGCCTACATCGGCGGCGAAGGACACAACCTCCAGGAGCACTCGGTGGTGCTGGTGCGGGGCGGGCGCGTCAAGGACCTGCCGGGCGTCCGCTACCACGTGGTGCGCGGGACGCTCGACACCCAGGGCGTCGGGAACCGCAAGCAGAGCCGGTCCAAGTACGGCGCCAAGAAGCCCAAGTAGGGAGCATACGATGCCGCGGCGACGAGAAGTTCCGAAGCGCAGGCACCAGGCCGACCCGAAGTATGGCGACCGCCAGCTCGGGTACTTCACGAACATCGTGATGCGTGACGGCAAGAAGAGCACCGCCGAGAGCATCGTCTACGGCGCGTTCGGGATCATCGAGAGCAAGACCCGCAACGACCCGCTGGCGATGTTCCGCCGCGCGCTCGAGAACGTGCGCCCGCGCATCGAGGTGAAGTCGCGCCGCGTGGGCGGCGCCACCTACCAGGTGCCGGTCGAGGTGCGCCCGGAGCGCGCCACCTCGCTCGCGATGCGCTGGCTCG
This DNA window, taken from Deltaproteobacteria bacterium, encodes the following:
- the rpsL gene encoding 30S ribosomal protein S12: MPTIQQLVRKGRALARSKSKSPDLDRSPMRRGVCTRVCTQTPKKPNSALRKVARVRLTNGNEVWAYIGGEGHNLQEHSVVLVRGGRVKDLPGVRYHVVRGTLDTQGVGNRKQSRSKYGAKKPK
- the rpsG gene encoding 30S ribosomal protein S7, translated to MPRRREVPKRRHQADPKYGDRQLGYFTNIVMRDGKKSTAESIVYGAFGIIESKTRNDPLAMFRRALENVRPRIEVKSRRVGGATYQVPVEVRPERATSLAMRWLVQYSRSRGGRSMEEKLADELIDAANERGEAVKKREDTHRMADANKAFAHYRW